aaaagtcctccacgaagacaaatttttccaaatacttgatccaggagttcccttgtcttctggattgagttcaaaattacaaagctatggagttgaacattggtagtcgtataCTGGCTGATAAATGACGGTGATAATATTAGATTACTAGGCATGCTTTgcataactaaataaaagtactaaCTAACTACATCAGAGATAATAAGTGTGCcactatttagtttaaaattttttacagctaaatggataaatgaatttgaatgaGAATTTATGATCTAATGATTTAGAACTCTGgcgtacattaaaaaatatcaaactcctattgtttactaaattataaaaattattctaaagaaaACTCTTCGTAGGAAATCTGCAATTACTTTGTGTGCAAtgtataaatgaattttcatagaaaaaaacatttaaaaacttaatttcttccttgtaattattatttcctttaatcTTAATCCCACATGTAAttaaatgaagtataaaaacCATTAGAATGATGGAAGTAACAACTTATATCAGAAATAATTAGATTTCAGAGACATagataaaatactaatattccAATCTTTCTTAtattgcatacttttttttataaaataattattaacaaataaaaatgtaattaataattctgtttaattacaaaattcgttttttgtaaatagaaatACCACGGTTTCAAAGAAAACGTTTTTCAAATCGATTAAAAAACACATGGAAAACACGTGTGAAATTCGGAAGAGAAAGATACATTTATGGATACCCAGCTAGATTACCTAGACCAAGAATTCGAATGACAGCTTATGCATGTCGAGCACCACCCCCTGCATGCTTAACACTGCGGGTACAGAGGCCGCAAGGATTGGCGAGCAGCTTCTTAACCACGCCTACCAGCAGTCATGACCCAATAATTGGGGAGGGACAAGAGAACGGTAATCGGTTTTCGGCAAGCAGGGATCAAGTACCCCACCCTCCTTCCGCAACGCCGTCTTGAAAGGAACGAGAAACTTTTAGTTTGCGTAAGCTCACAAATACGGGAGCATGCAACAGTGCGGAATGCGTCGGTTATTAGCCTCCTAGCACGTGAATGGAGCAACTAAACGGATTAACGAAAAGGAATCTTCGTCTCATGGATATGAGCCACATGCATACTGGACTCAACGGCATAGGGTTCCCATTTTCTCAGGCAATGACCGTCCATCACCGTGGGGGTCAGGAAGTCCAAGCCACAGCGGCGGACATGCTCAATCCATTCATAGATTCAACTGGGCACATGGGAAGTCTGAAACTGAGTCCTCAGCATGGGATGCACAATGATGTAGTTCACCATTCACAAACAAATCATCAATACCCTCAGACAAATGGTTACGGTGTATCACACTCTCATCATCACCATCATCATCATGTGGGGAGTTACGCAGCTAGAGAATTTCTATTGCGACGGGATCATATGCCTTCACTTGCCAACAATTTGGCAGCCCATGATCCTTTATCAAATACTTCACAAGGACATCATGGAATGTTTGTTTCCACATCATCAACACTCCATGGACACCATGCCACAGATCCATCCGCCACATCTCATGTTCTATTTCCCAGTCTTGATCATCATCATACACACAATCATGGACAGATGCGTCTTTTACCAGGTTCTGAAATGTACGCTAGATCAGACAGTTTTAATCACGTGGGACCAAGAACAGATCAATTCATGGGTGGAAGTTATGGACACATGCCACCTATGCCAACTCCTGGAGCTTTTTTCAGGTACATGAGACCATCCATAAAACAAGAGCTAACGTGTCGTTGGATAGACCAAGATGTTCCACAGCCACGTAAAGCATGCAACAAAACATTTAGTACAATGCATGAGATAGTGTCTCACATAGCAGTGGAGCATGTTGGTGGCCCTGAGTGTACCAACCATGCCTGCTTTTGGGAAGATTGTCCTAGGAATAACAGaccatttaaagcaaaatataaacttGTCAATCATATACGTGTACATACGGGGGAGAAACCCTTTCCATGCCCATTTCCTGGATGTGGTAAAGTTTTTGCAAGAtctgaaaatctaaaaattcacAAACGAACACATACAGGTATGGATTTTACTAAATACAaccaaaaattatcatttaagtttattcttaaaatgtaaaaaaaatgcaatattagtAATAATTGTAAATGATCAATGCGGGattgtttttgtctttttctgcATAAGAATACCGATTGCAtcattgtaaaatttgaattaaagaatAGTATTAATTTGTAAGAGATAactaagacaaaattttaaggcATTTGTAAAGAGTTAAAtcagttttccttttttatgtacaagaaataattatgactaataattgatttacttttaaatggaagatgaatttgaaatatcgaaatttgattaattaagaTGTTGAAGCATGAATTACTTGCTTCAAGAAATCTGTAATTGGAATTGTTCACTTTAAGgtagaatgttattttttttttttttttttttttttttttttttttttttttttttttttttNttttttttttttttttagtacaaatcTGGCGTTTTTAGGTAattgaagaataatttcaaaaacttgtgATTCAACGCtatttcaatcaatatttataagCTTTCATACAAATTATGCATAGTTAtaagtttgaaaagttttaactgacaaaaaaatttcatgtcaataatttctttataaattgctaaaagtaataatgaattttaaaattaattcttttgttattaaatgcaaaatgcagaatttgtagtaataaacataaaaataatatatttgaaactgCGTAACGTTTAAAATACACtagtaaacaataaatatttaagtttgagCTGATTgtaaatgtattgttttaaattaaagtaatagtcaaatatttagtCAATATTAACACAGTTTCCAcagatagaatttttattgttatttggacatatttgataaaataatcacgagctttaaattagattattatgATCTGAAATTGAGTTgcagaaaactacaaaaaaaaaaaagttattgtttatgttgataaaattattttgcatataatgcttgaaaaggaaattttaaatttttattataaaaaaaagcattttattttgaaaattgtttctcTAATTTTGTTGTCTAGAGAAAATGTTTGTGATCAGTTACGAGTAGGTAAAAAGTCGGAAAACTGATTTGAGACCTTTTGAACTTCTCGTTAATGATATTTACTCAAAATGGCAATTGgagaaaatatatcaaattgaaataagcgagatataaaataatacgttaaaattagtttgattaaaaaagtctATATCAAATAcgcgaaatttaatttaatttgaaggcaattttattatgtagaaactttttaatgtaaaatgaacatttttaaataataaaatatgtaaatcataattatacaaataagcTCTAAAACTGGATgtggaagaaatttaaaataaaaatcgtcgTTAGCTGTACcaaataaaatgcttcaaaattgaGAAAGAAAGCTGTTCCATGTTTATTTGCAATGTTTTACCGTTAAATTATTCTCTACAGGGAATATTATTCCCTATTGAGTcgtgatatttcaaattttttgctaaagTAATCTGAGTGGATGATGTAGTTTTGTACAGTGTAATTTACTCGATACTttgtaatagtttaatttttataaaaatgtttcgaagtaaattcttttttaacaaattaaaaatttgaagtaataacCATGAAATTTTACGATAAAGTAGGTTTAAGAgtattttagcaattattttccgctattaaatatataaaacttttatgtaaATGAATATTGCGAAAAGGGATTAGAtttataccaatttttattttccagaataCTAGTTAGTGATATTTTCAGTCAGATCCAAAATCGAAATTTCTTAATAGCTCACCAGTTATCACAAAGCAAAAAAGTAACTGCATTAAGTAAAGCTTAATGAAAATATCACAAcgtttattttgaatgatttctGTTTTTGTCATATCTTGTAACCAGCTAGACTGAGTTTTAAGACTAATCGTTcgtaagaaaagtttatttttgtttttgaagaacAAGCCTTTTAAGTTGTGAGACAACATTAACGGTAAGTATTGTTAAGTATTTGAGATCTGAAGACTATTTCCGATTCCGgtaagaagttttaaatatgctttaggAAGTAACGTTATCcatgttttcttttaagtaagtatatattttcaaaaatatggttcagtgaaaaagttgaaaatgccAGCCACATTTCTTAATCTGAAATTAAGACAAGTTTTATGATGTTAGTgacacaaatcaaaattttttgatgcgAACTTAtcattaggaaatattttacttaataaaaattcaaaggatTTACTTCGTTGGtaagttgaaattttcttttacatttttattacaatttaattctttcaaaaattaattttttatgcaattaacaaatcttacaaaaaatatattttaaatacattttatttcttcttacaTAATTGTATTTCATATTCACTTAACAAGTTTGCTACTTTATATTCTTTCACTtatgtatttaaagtttttcagaaATCGTTCTACGAACGTTTtcctataattaataatttatgactaccatgctaatttatttttcgatatgcactataaaaatgttatcaTTCTTTGTTTATTGTTAAGTTTATCCCTTTCCAATATAATCCTTTTTTCAgactattcaaaaataaattattgagggaaataattaaataaaaatttgtagtttttttatgaatatataacaaatttttaaaaagaatttggtaaaaaaattaaggtactctaaatgaaaacttaaatttcaagaactaaaattatcttcaaatctgaaaactttaaaaaatttttcaagatcaatccttattattctaaatatactaatttggGTACAACTATTTATggttttgttataatatttcatcTGTCACCTTTTACTgctttttgtacaaaatatgcAACTGGCAAACTTTTGTACTATTTGAATATCTACAGATTCAGGGTCTAATTTATTCGAGACATTTTCCCAAGGATTCCAAAATCGCtccatttaaactttatttggaAACATTCAAATGATAgggaattatttaatattaataaccaCATTGTGGTAAAAATGTCAGAaccaatatttcatttaaacattgATCTTATTAgttgtattttgcatttttaattgcagTAAGGGCACACTAGATCTTAAACAtcgtaataatttgaaaaattacttcacctaaaatgattaaaaaattttcttgtttgcCGTTGATTATCAACATTTTTCTaagtataacaatttttaaagatattatagcaattttatttatattttcgttaTAACGTGCAACAAAGTTGGGTTTTTATCTGAAATGTTCCATTTTTGCTCCTCgcttctcaatttttattttcctgaaagtTCGGCTTAAGCTTCATATAATGACTTAAAGGATTGCTGAGGattgttttcttgaaataatcGTTACAGAACTTTTTACTATTGTTTGAGTGcagcaaaacataattttctgagggaaaaaaatgcccctaaaagaaattctttttatttttctcaaattgaaaaaaaaaactgatctttagatcaatttatatttccatTTGGCACGTGCAGATAAAATTTGAGACACGTGGTAATTTTTATATGGTTTTCTTGTTTCATATTCATTCATGTCAAATTTTTCCGATTAAACGGGAGACTCTTTAATATCTGAagttgtaattaattttcatgatttacATTGATTTTTACTACCACTATATGGAATCAactgaaacaaatatataaaacctGCTAATTGGTTAGTAAAGATTAtaagtatttgtaaaattaaataaattaagattatattaattactatttctCTACCACTTTAACATTGTGGGGTgctaggaatatttttttttacaattttgtactatttatgtattttaatattaaaccaaaggaaaaatacgaaatctacaaaaaaaattaatattagtttaaatttaaaaaaaatttataaaattttaattttaaattaaaagccctttgtttctttaaataaataaattaaactctcGCTTCGGTGTTTTACGTGAGAGTGACATAAATTATGCCTAACTTTATTAACTAGCAGCAAACTTTATTTGCTGCTCaaatgtgtgaaaaaaatttgacttaaccgttttatttatcttctttgTTATTGCATATTAAAGTTAAAGATAATTATGAGTCACCCCTCCTATATTATACTACTTTCACTAAAAACCAACGagactactatttttttttattgctgcttaaatgttttttcttatatttagttaaataaaatgtctaaaGCTAATTATACTCACGAAAATTTAGATAGCAAAAGTCAGTGAGAACTTGGCACTTCCTTCAGCaataaattcgaatttttcCAAGTTGGCTGCTGAGgagaactactttaaatatcCTTCTTATTTcaactttacttatttttcaagcatttattCAAATGAGTTGCATGATAACAGCTATTAAGAAGATTCGTGAAAGTATATCTTAGCCTAACATACGATGTTTCCTGATATCAGGTTGCCTAAATACAATATACAATCACGCTACGGATTGACGACTTAACgtgttttattgaatttagcGCTTACTATTAagctacataaataaaatacaaatgctttttattctctaatttattaaatagtctaccttttaaaacactttaaatttaagaaaattatactcttaagtATTTTATAGAAAGTATTAAGTTTTCAAACTAATGGATTTATtcttgtagaaaatattttcatttctaagatatttttctgtttgttttatcttttgcacacataatttattttaacttttgtttcgaaccatatttaatttattttgcctgaaaggttaaa
This region of Parasteatoda tepidariorum isolate YZ-2023 chromosome X1, CAS_Ptep_4.0, whole genome shotgun sequence genomic DNA includes:
- the LOC107457150 gene encoding zinc finger protein ZIC 4, whose translation is MEQLNGLTKRNLRLMDMSHMHTGLNGIGFPFSQAMTVHHRGGQEVQATAADMLNPFIDSTGHMGSLKLSPQHGMHNDVVHHSQTNHQYPQTNGYGVSHSHHHHHHHVGSYAAREFLLRRDHMPSLANNLAAHDPLSNTSQGHHGMFVSTSSTLHGHHATDPSATSHVLFPSLDHHHTHNHGQMRLLPGSEMYARSDSFNHVGPRTDQFMGGSYGHMPPMPTPGAFFRYMRPSIKQELTCRWIDQDVPQPRKACNKTFSTMHEIVSHIAVEHVGGPECTNHACFWEDCPRNNRPFKAKYKLVNHIRVHTGEKPFPCPFPGCGKVFARSENLKIHKRTHTGEKPFKCEFEGCDRRFANSSDRKKHSHVHTSDKPYNCKIRGCDKSYTHPSSLRKHMKVHGKSPTPPGTTPGSCTSGSGYDSDVAGNLTATEDTLASPPAIVPPSATVPPIHHLHHPHHHSTNLSEWYICQSTAGMPTPPSNEHSPLAGHTLHSITSSF